A portion of the Toxotes jaculatrix isolate fToxJac2 chromosome 16, fToxJac2.pri, whole genome shotgun sequence genome contains these proteins:
- the LOC121195659 gene encoding rhodopsin, protein MDADEIIESVIRALMCLAGILGNNWLAISSLPWKKSGIRTNEALFINLAVSNLITNYLVDLPDTMADFAGRWFLGETFCGVFRFCADLSETSSIYTTFFISVFWHQKLVGSLKRGGAPVQLDSLCMVGCLLAGSWTVALVFSIPHFFFVAVEGANESHEDCVDVFPNALARQTYEIFYLTLANALPVAGIVFASIQIVITLLQNQRRIRGHNSDPAKENAKDENKSTENRNDERSVSANSGPGTSKDPKDSAALNNIYTGVPASSCPNEGLFGHSSHSSKAGAQPNLSRPSQMPAKPSSSSSTQVRAAKSVVAVASVFLVCWLTHLLLRITNNIHTSSIVLEVASYIAASYTCIIPYIFLHGVKKLSCSCKR, encoded by the coding sequence TGGATGCAGACGAGATTATTGAGTCCGTGATCAGAGCCCTCATGTGTCTAGCAGGGATCCTGGGAAACAACTGGCTGGCTATAAGCTCCCTACCCTGGAAGAAATCTGGCATCCGCACCAACGAGGCCCTTTTCATCAACCTGGCTGTCTCCAACCTCATCACCAACTACCTGGTGGACCTGCCCGACACCATGGCAGATTTTGCCGGCAGGTGGTTCTTGGGGGAAACCTTCTGTGGCGTGTTTCGTTTCTGCGCTGACCTCTCTGAAACCAGCAGCATCTACACGACCTTCTTCATCAGCGTTTTCTGGCACCAGAAGCTGGTGGGTTCCCTGAAACGTGGGGGGGCACCGGTGCAGCTTGACAGCCTGTGTATGGTGGGCTGTCTGCTGGCCGGGAGCTGGACGGTGGCTTTGGTGTTCAGCATCCCgcattttttctttgttgcagtTGAAGGAGCAAACGAGAGCCACGAAGACTGTGTAGATGTCTTCCCTAATGCACTTGCAAGGCAAACCTACGAGATCTTTTATTTAACCCTGGCTAATGCTCTCCCAGTTGCTGGGATTGTGTTTGCCAGTATCCAAATTGTCATCACTCTGCTACAAAACCAGCGACGCATACGGGGTCATAACTCTGACCCCGCCAAGGAAAATGctaaagatgaaaacaagagcaccgaaaacagaaatgatgagaGATCTGTCAGCGCTAATTCTGGCCCGGGCACCTCCAAAGATCCTAAAGACTCTGCAGCACTAAACAACATTTATACAGGCGTACCTGCTTCCTCCTGTCCAAATGAAGGACTGTTTGGTCACAGTTCccacagcagcaaagctggagctCAACCAAATCTTTCAAGGCCCAGCCAGATGCCAGCTAAGCCCAGCTCGAGCTCAAGCACTCAGGTGAGGGCAGCCAAGAGCGTGGTGGCCGTGGCCAGCGTGTTCCTGGTCTGCTGGCTGACTCATCTGCTTCTGCGCATCACCAACAACATCCACACCTCCTCAATAGTGTTGGAGGTGGCCAGTTATATTGCAGCATCCTACACCTGCATCATCCCCTACATATTCCTGCATGGAGTGAAAAAGCTCTCTTGTTCGTGTAAAAGGTAG
- the nup155 gene encoding nuclear pore complex protein Nup155, giving the protein MPSSAGPSSPAAALAEALENSARLIDRHLQDDRCFPDLSELLSVPSHNMPSLSGVSDMDYPLQGPGLLSVPNLPELSAVRRVPLPPELVEQFSHMQCNCMMGVFPEICRAWLTIDNDIFMWNYEDGGDVAYFDGLIETILAVGLVKPKQGILQPHIHYLLVLATSVDVVILGLSFPKSQAGLNDSMSGGMQLLPDPLFSIPTDNTYILSITSTDLGRIFMAGKDGCLYEIAYQAEAGWLSQRCRKINHSKSSLSFLIPSVLQFSFSEDDPIVQIAIDNSRNTLFTRSEKGVLQVYDLGADGQGMSRVATMSQSSIVAAAGNIARTIDRSVFKPIVQISVIDRSESSDCHLLAVTHAGVRLYFSTTPFAPPHQKYLAVRPSLLALVHVRLPPGFSASSTLQKPAKVHKALHSKGVLLMAASETEDNDILWCINHDSFPFKKPLMETQMMSNVDGHSWALCALNEERPTKIFTPLNKEQIPITDSPVVVQQHNIPPQKFVLLSAKGSHIFQKLRPVDQLRHLLVSCAGGESEEIERFFKLHREEQACATALILACSSAASDREVSQWATRAFFRYGGEAQMRFPAAMTSPSTVGPVMSSPAPGIVPPALATPFAPMPSGSAPITPMSAGPEVIFSGKHNGICVYFARILGNIWDGSLAVEKAMSKGNQTVSILESSVGAFDLESVLLELCGLREFLDKNSQFSPSSLGAASFSSPANLQQRLLGFMRPDGASSQQVQQELQRKYHTKAQVYEKVSLQGIQQLVHRSYQTLALWKLLCDHQFSLIMSELPKEFQEQMKGVTFKDVVIRGKELSGALITALINVYIKDNAPVDAISNHLRDICPLLYSSDDSVCSKANELLQSSKQIQSKADKERTLRESLHLYQQISQHTDLPLVCSQYRQVRFYEGVLELCLTAADKKDPQRLGPHFYKNGEPEEDRVGQQAFQERLSCYKCITDTMQELVNQSKAAPQSPSVPKQPGPPVMTSDPNMLSNEEATAHFEQMLGLAQRSQDELFHIALYNWLIQADLTDKLLEVNSPYLEEHLMHMIKQDQSKVHNMDLLWRYYEKNRNFGKAAHVLARLADMHSTEISLKQRLEYIARAILSAKSSSCISAQASDGEFLHELEEKMELVRIQVQIQETLIRQYSHHPSVKNVISQLDSELMDITKLYGEFADHFKLSECKLAIIHCAGHSDPILVHSLWQEIMEKELADTVAMSPADRMRSLSLKLVSLGRIYAGTPRYFPLEFLVKFLEQEVCRLNWDVGFVTSTMQEIGVQLPRLLEVYDQLFKTRDPCWQRLKKPLHLVECIHVLLSGYVDDPSRVPTYDRRRFTNVCLDNICGYLVELQSLSPNAALQQTIGNFKSLQAKLEKLH; this is encoded by the exons ATGCCGTCCAGCGCTGGACCCAGCAGCCCCGCAGCTGCACTCGCCGAAGCGCTGGAAAACTCTGCCCGGCTGATTGACAGACACCTGCAGGATGACCGCTGCTTTCCCGACCTATCCGAGCTGCTCAGCGTCCCCTCACACA ATATGCCGTCCCTCTCTGGAGTGTCGGACATGGACTACCCCCTCCAAGGCCCGGGTTTACTGAGCGTGCCAAACCTCCCAGAGCTCAGTGCGGTCCGCCGAGTCCCTCTGCCACCTGAGCTGGTGGAGCAGTTCAGCC ATATGCAGTGTAATTGCATGATGGGAGTTTTTCCTGAGATCTGTCGAGCATGGCTTACTATTGACAATGACATCTTCATGTGGAATTATGAAGATGG AGGAGATGTGGCCTATTTTGATGGCCTTATTGAAACCATCCTTGCTGTGGGGctagtaaaaccaaaacaag gGATTTTACAGCCACACATACACTACCTCTTAGTACTGGCCACTTCTGTGGATGTGGTGATCCTCGGACTAAGCTTCCCAAAGAGCCAGGCTG GATTGAACGACAGCATGTCTGGCGGGATGCAGCTGCTACCAGACCCCCTCTTCTCAATCCCCACAGACAACACCTACATCCTGTCCATCACCTCCACAGATCTAGGACGCATTTTTATGGCAGGAAAGGACGGCTGCCTGTATGAAATAGCTTACCAGGCTGAAGCCGGCTGGCTGAGCCAGCGCTGTAGAAAAATCAACCACTCTAAAagctctctgtccttcctcaTCCCCTCTGTGCTCCAGTTCTCCTTCTCTGAAGATG ACCCTATTGTGCAGATTGCTATCGACAACTCCCGCAACACACTATTCACACGGTCAGAGAAAGGTGTCCTGCAG GTGTATGACCTCGGTGCTGATGGGCAGGGAATGAGTCGCGTGGCGACCATGTCACAAAGCTCCATTGTTGCAGCAGCTGGAAACATAGCCAG GACAATTGATCGTTCTGTCTTCAAACCCATTGTCCAGATCTCTGTGATTGATAGATCTGAGTCCTCAGACTGTCACCTGCTCGCTGTCACTCATGCAG GTGTGCGTCTGTACTTCAGCACCACACCTTTCGCCCCTCCACACCAGAAGTATCTGGCAGTCCGACCTAGCCTGCTAGCTTTGGTCCATGTCCGTCTGCCACCAGGGTTTTCTGCATCTTCTACCCTTCAGAAACCTGCAAAGGTCCATAAGGCACTACACAGCAAAG GCGTTCTGCTAATGGCTGCCTCTGAGACAGAGGACAATGACATTCTGTGGTGCATCAATCACGACTCCTTTCCCTTCAAGAAACCCTTGATGGAGACTCAG ATGATGTCTAATGTTGATGGGCACTCTTGGGCTCTTTGTGCCCTTAATGAAGAGAGGCCAACCAAGATTTTTACTCCTCTAAACAAGGAACAGATCCCCATCACAGATTCACCAGTGGTGGTGCAGCAGCACAATATCCCTCCACAGAAGTTTGTCCTTCTCTCTGCAAAG GGGAGTCATATCTTCCAAAAACTGCGGCCTGTAGATCAGCTTCGTCATCTGCTGGTGAGCTGCGCTGGAGGAGAAAGTGAAGAGATTGAGCGCTTCTTCAAGCTACACAGG GAGGAGCAGGCTTGTGCCACAGCCCTGATCCTGGCTTGCTCCAGCGCTGCTAGTGACAGAGAGGTTTCACAGTGGGCCACCAGAGCCTTCTTCAG ATATGGAGGAGAAGCACAGATGAGATTCCCCGCCGCCATGACATCTCCCAGCACTGTTGGACCTGTGATGAGCTCTCCAGCACCTG GAATTGTACCCCCAGCTTTGGCCACACCTTTCGCACCGATGCCCTCTGGGTCTGCCCCCATCACACCCATGTCTGCTGGCCCAGAGGTGATTTTCTCAGGGAAACACAATGGCATCTGCGTCTACTTTGCCCGCATTCTTGG AAATATTTGGGACGGGAGCCTTGCTGTTGAGAAAGCCATGAGCAAAGGAAATCAGACTGTCAGTATT TTGGAAAGCAGCGTTGGAGCATTTGATCTGGAGTCAGTTCTTCTGGAGCTCTGTGGTTTAAGGGAGTTTCTTGATAAAAACTCTCAGTTCAGTCCATCTTCTCTCGGTGCTGCAAG TTTCAGCTCCCCTGCCAACCTGCAGCAAAGGCTGCTGGGATTTATGCGTCCAGATGGGGCCAGCTCTCAGCAGGTCCAGCAGGAACTCCAGAGGAAATATCACA CTAAGGCTCAGGTCTATGAGAAAGTGTCCCTGCAGGGCATCCAGCAGTTAGTGCATCGCTCCTATCAGACTCTGGCCCTCTGGAAACTTCTCTGCGATCATCAGTTCAGCCTCATTATGTCTGAACTGCCAAAG gAGTTTCAAGAACAGATGAAAGGAGTGACTTTTAAGGATGTAGTGATCCGGGGCAAGGAGCTTTCTGGAGCGCTCATCACAGCGCTCATTAATGTCTACATCAAAGATAACGCCCCTGTGGATGCCATAAGCAATCACCTGCGGGACATCTGTCCCCTGCTGTACAGCAGCGATGACAGTGTTTGCTCCAAg GCTAATGAGTTGCTGCAGAGCTCTAAGCAGATCCAGAGCAAAGCAGATAAGGAGAGAACACTGAGAGAGTCTCTACATCTCTATCAGCAGATCAGCCAACACACAGACCTGCCGCTCGTCTGCTCCCAGTACAGGCAAG TGCGTTTCTACGAGGGAGTACTTGAGTTGTGcctcacagcagcagacaaGAAGGATCCACAGAGACTGGGGCCCCACTTCTATAAGAACGGAGAGcctgaggaggacagagtggGACAGCAGGCGTTCCAGGAGAG ACTTTCCTGTTATAAGTGTATAACAGACACCATGCAGGAGCTGGTGAACCAGAGCAAAGCTGCCCCTCAGTCCCCCAGCGTCCCAAAGCAGCCTGGGCCGCCTgtcatgacctctgaccccaacATGCTCAGTAATGAAGAAGCTACAGCCCAT TTCGAGCAGATGCTTGGTCTGGCCCAGAGGTCTCAGGACGAGCTATTTCACATCGCTCTGTACAACTGGCTGATTCAGGCCGACCTCACTGACAAACTGCTAGAG GTGAATTCTCCATACCTAGAGGAGCACCTGATGCATATGATCAAGCAGGACCAGAGTAAGGTTCACAATATGGACCTGTTGTGGCGCTACTACGAGAAAAACCGCAACTTTGGCAAGGCGGCTCATGTACTGGCTCGCCTCGCTGACATGCACAG CACTGAGATCTCTCTGAAGCAGCGTTTGGAGTACATTGCCCGAGCCATCCTGTCTGCTAAGAGCTCCTCCTGTATCTCAGCTCAGGCCTCTGATGGAGAGTTCCTCCACGAGCTGGAAGAAAAGATGGAG CTGGTGCGTATCCAGGTACAGATTCAGGAGACCCTGATCAGACAATACTCCCATCATCCctcagtgaaaaatgtcatctcTCAGTTGGACTCTGAGCTCATGGACATCACAAAG CTGTACGGGGAGTTTGCTGACCATTTCAAACTCTCTGAGTGCAAGCTGGCCATCATTCACTGCGCGGGACACTCTGACCCAATTCTAGTACACTCACTGTGGCAGGAGATCATGGAGAAAG AGCTGGCAGACACTGTGGCAATGAGTCCAGCAGACAGGATGAGATCTCTTAGTTTGAAACTGGTGTCACTGGGAAGGATTTATGCTGGAACACCGAGATATTTCCCTCTGG AGTTCTTGGTTAAGTTTCTGGAGCAGGAGGTGTGTCGACTCAACTGGGACGTGGGATTTGTGACCTCCACCATGCAGGAGATTGGAGTACAGTTACCACGTCTTCTGGAGGTCTATGACCAACTCTTCAAAACACGG GATCCCTGCTGGCAGCGGCTGAAGAAACCTCTCCACTTGGTGGAGTGTATCCATGTGCTTCTCTCAGGATACGTGGATGATCCCAGCAGAGTACCGACTTATGACAG ACGCCGGTTCACTAACGTGTGTCTTGACAACATCTGCGGATACCTCGTGGAGCTGCAGTCTCTGAGCCCAAACGCGGCCCTCCAGCAAACCATCGGCAACTTCAAGTCTCTGCAGGCCAAGCTGGAGAAACTCCACTGA